Proteins encoded by one window of Chryseobacterium foetidum:
- a CDS encoding glycosyltransferase family 2 protein — MTENSKKTAVVILNWNGKSWLEKFLPSVIQFSPKAEIYVIDNHSNDDSVSYLNQQFPTVKVVLNDKNYGFAGGYNEGLKQIDAEFYCLLNSDVEVTENWIDPVLNLFEKDSSIAAIQPKILSYDNREYFEFAGAAGGLIDNLGYPYCRGRVFDDVEKDLGQYNDETEIFWASGCCLFIRSENFWEQKGFDERFFAHQEEIDLCWRLINSGKKVFYTGKSSVYHVGGGTLNKQNAQKTFLNIRNNLSMMLKNLPFPKLIWILFFRMLLDGVASFYFALKNGFPHFWAVARGHYGFYVQIPGTLKRRQKVQKEKYFQTKWLIFKHFLK, encoded by the coding sequence ATGACAGAAAATTCTAAAAAAACTGCCGTCGTTATTCTCAACTGGAACGGAAAAAGCTGGCTGGAAAAATTTTTGCCTTCAGTAATTCAATTTTCTCCAAAAGCCGAAATTTATGTTATCGACAATCATTCAAATGATGATTCTGTTTCTTATTTAAATCAACAATTTCCGACGGTCAAAGTCGTTTTAAACGATAAAAATTATGGTTTTGCAGGAGGTTATAATGAAGGTTTAAAGCAGATTGATGCAGAATTTTACTGCCTTCTCAATTCCGATGTCGAAGTCACAGAAAACTGGATTGATCCGGTTTTAAACTTATTTGAAAAGGATTCTTCCATCGCCGCGATACAGCCTAAAATTTTATCCTATGACAACCGGGAATACTTCGAATTTGCAGGCGCTGCGGGCGGTTTAATCGATAATCTGGGCTATCCTTACTGCAGAGGAAGAGTTTTTGATGATGTGGAAAAAGATTTGGGTCAGTACAACGACGAAACTGAAATTTTCTGGGCGTCCGGATGTTGTCTATTCATTCGTTCTGAAAATTTTTGGGAGCAGAAAGGTTTTGATGAAAGATTCTTCGCGCATCAGGAAGAAATTGACTTATGCTGGAGACTCATCAATTCCGGAAAGAAAGTTTTTTACACAGGAAAATCTTCTGTCTATCATGTTGGAGGCGGAACTTTAAACAAACAAAATGCCCAAAAAACGTTTTTAAATATCAGAAATAACCTTTCGATGATGCTTAAAAATTTACCTTTTCCAAAACTGATCTGGATTTTATTTTTTAGAATGTTATTGGATGGGGTTGCCTCATTTTATTTCGCATTAAAAAATGGATTTCCTCATTTCTGGGCTGTTGCGAGAGGTCATTATGGCTTCTACGTTCAAATTCCGGGAACCTTGAAACGCAGACAGAAAGTTCAAAAAGAAAAATATTTTCAGACAAAATGGTTAATTTTTAAACATTTTTTAAAGTGA
- a CDS encoding endonuclease V yields the protein MNLVFDTFYFDGDKANTICLAFENWDAEVADREFSEIRDGVSEYIPGEFYKRELPCILGLFNQIKTQINDISCIVIDGFVYLDDDSKAGLGKHLFDSLDGKIPVIGVAKTNFATVEKLKKQLYRGESKAPLYISSVGIEMETACDLIEKMHGNYRIPTLLKKVDTLTRQF from the coding sequence ATGAATCTCGTTTTTGATACTTTTTATTTTGACGGAGATAAGGCCAATACGATCTGTCTTGCCTTTGAAAACTGGGATGCAGAAGTGGCTGATCGTGAATTTTCAGAAATCAGAGACGGCGTTTCAGAATATATTCCCGGAGAATTTTATAAAAGGGAACTGCCTTGTATTCTGGGTCTTTTTAATCAGATTAAAACTCAAATTAACGATATTTCGTGTATTGTAATTGACGGTTTTGTATATCTTGACGATGATTCTAAAGCAGGTTTAGGAAAACACTTATTTGACAGTTTAGACGGAAAAATTCCTGTAATCGGTGTAGCAAAAACTAACTTTGCAACGGTTGAAAAACTCAAGAAACAACTATACCGCGGCGAAAGCAAAGCTCCACTCTATATTTCGTCTGTAGGAATTGAGATGGAAACTGCTTGTGATTTGATTGAAAAAATGCACGGGAATTACAGAATTCCGACCCTACTGAAAAAAGTAGACACGTTGACAAGGCAATTTTAA
- a CDS encoding 3'-5' exonuclease — MDFCAIDFETATFDRSSACEVGVCIVQNSEIVETKTWLIKPPSYPYFSPRNIDVHGIYPEDVKDAPTFDEIWYEINDLMYGTLMIAHNAAFDAGVLRGCLNHYGIFAPNLNYLCSIQIAKKSWNYLPRYGLKHLAEHHNLSFNHHRAGDDAEVCARISLLAFEKLFITSNDEIADVMKAKIKKL; from the coding sequence ATGGATTTTTGTGCAATAGATTTTGAAACTGCAACCTTCGACAGAAGTTCGGCCTGTGAGGTCGGTGTTTGTATTGTGCAGAATTCTGAGATTGTCGAGACGAAAACATGGCTAATCAAACCTCCGAGTTATCCGTATTTTAGCCCGCGAAATATCGATGTACACGGAATTTATCCTGAAGATGTAAAAGATGCACCTACGTTTGATGAAATATGGTACGAAATAAATGATTTAATGTACGGAACGCTGATGATTGCTCACAACGCTGCATTTGATGCCGGAGTTCTCCGCGGATGCCTGAATCACTACGGAATTTTCGCTCCAAATCTTAACTACCTCTGCAGTATTCAAATCGCAAAAAAATCATGGAATTATCTTCCGAGATATGGCTTAAAACATCTTGCGGAACATCACAATTTAAGTTTTAATCATCACAGAGCCGGTGATGACGCGGAAGTATGTGCCAGAATTTCTCTGTTGGCTTTTGAGAAACTGTTCATTACAAGCAACGACGAAATTGCTGATGTAATGAAAGCCAAGATTAAAAAACTTTGA
- the apaG gene encoding Co2+/Mg2+ efflux protein ApaG: MFSKITSNIKVSVVPEYDSKNSYPSENRYVFKYNIVIENCSDFPVKILKRKWLIFDVGFGFTEVVGDGVIGLTPELQSGETFTYFSNVMLRSGVGNMSGKYLVNNLDTEENFEIDIPKFNLLTEILQN, from the coding sequence ATGTTTTCTAAAATTACTTCCAATATAAAAGTTTCCGTCGTCCCCGAATACGATAGCAAAAACTCGTATCCGTCTGAAAACAGATACGTTTTTAAGTACAACATCGTTATTGAGAACTGCAGCGATTTTCCCGTAAAAATCCTGAAACGCAAATGGCTGATTTTCGATGTGGGATTTGGTTTTACCGAAGTGGTGGGTGATGGTGTCATCGGACTCACTCCGGAGCTTCAGTCGGGCGAAACCTTCACGTATTTTTCTAATGTTATGCTGCGATCAGGCGTCGGAAATATGAGTGGCAAATACCTGGTGAATAACCTTGATACAGAAGAAAATTTTGAAATCGATATTCCAAAATTTAATTTGCTTACTGAAATTTTGCAAAACTAA
- the odhB gene encoding 2-oxoglutarate dehydrogenase complex dihydrolipoyllysine-residue succinyltransferase, which yields MSILEMKVPSPGESITEVEIATWLVKDGDYVEKDQPIAEVDSDKATLELPAEESGVITLKAEEGDVVQVGQVVCLIDRDAAKPAGGAAEAPKQEEAPKAAEPAKTEAPKQEAQKPAQAAPQSYATGSPSPAAKKILDEKGIDAAQVSGSGRDGRISKSDAELAAKPAMGGSSLSATGARSTTTTKLSVLRRKIAQRLVSVKNETAMLTTFNEVDMSEIFRLRKQYKEEFGQKHGVGLGFMSFFTKAVTRALQMYPDVNASIDGDFKINYDFCDISIAVSGPKGLMVPVLRNAENMSFANVEGNIKDLATKVRDGKITVDEMTGGTFTITNGGTFGSMLSTPIINPPQSAILGMHNIIQRPVAVDGQVVIRPMMYVAMSYDHRIIDGKESVGFLVAVKEGIDNPVEILLGGDERKGLGL from the coding sequence ATGTCAATTTTAGAAATGAAAGTTCCTTCACCGGGAGAATCAATTACAGAAGTTGAAATTGCAACTTGGCTTGTAAAAGATGGTGATTACGTAGAAAAAGATCAACCTATCGCTGAAGTAGATTCAGACAAGGCAACATTAGAATTACCGGCAGAAGAAAGTGGTGTTATCACATTGAAAGCTGAAGAAGGTGATGTGGTACAGGTTGGTCAGGTTGTTTGTTTAATTGATAGAGATGCTGCAAAACCTGCGGGTGGAGCTGCTGAAGCTCCAAAACAGGAAGAAGCACCTAAAGCTGCTGAGCCTGCAAAAACTGAAGCTCCGAAACAGGAAGCTCAAAAGCCAGCTCAGGCTGCTCCTCAATCTTATGCTACAGGTTCTCCATCTCCAGCTGCAAAGAAAATTCTTGACGAAAAAGGAATTGATGCTGCTCAGGTTTCAGGTTCTGGAAGAGACGGAAGAATCTCTAAATCTGACGCTGAATTAGCTGCTAAGCCTGCAATGGGTGGAAGCTCGCTTTCTGCTACAGGTGCAAGATCTACTACAACAACTAAACTTTCAGTTTTAAGAAGAAAAATCGCTCAGAGATTGGTTTCTGTAAAGAACGAAACTGCGATGTTGACGACTTTCAACGAAGTTGATATGTCTGAAATTTTCAGATTAAGAAAACAATATAAAGAAGAATTCGGTCAAAAACATGGAGTTGGACTTGGTTTCATGTCTTTCTTCACAAAAGCGGTTACAAGAGCATTACAAATGTATCCTGATGTAAATGCATCAATCGACGGAGATTTCAAAATTAACTATGATTTCTGTGATATTTCAATTGCAGTTTCTGGTCCTAAAGGTTTGATGGTTCCTGTGTTGAGAAATGCTGAAAATATGTCTTTCGCAAACGTTGAAGGAAACATTAAAGATTTGGCTACCAAAGTAAGAGACGGTAAAATTACAGTTGATGAAATGACTGGCGGTACGTTCACGATTACAAACGGTGGTACTTTCGGATCAATGTTATCTACACCGATTATCAACCCACCTCAATCTGCGATCCTTGGGATGCACAACATTATTCAGAGACCGGTTGCCGTTGACGGACAGGTTGTCATCAGACCAATGATGTACGTTGCGATGTCTTACGACCACAGAATTATCGACGGTAAAGAGTCTGTAGGATTTCTTGTTGCGGTAAAAGAAGGTATCGACAATCCGGTAGAAATTCTATTGGGTGGAGACGAAAGAAAAGGTCTTGGGCTTTAA
- a CDS encoding 2-oxoglutarate dehydrogenase E1 component — MDRFSFLNAAHSQLIEDLYQQYLKFPDSLEPSWKAFFQGFDFALENYSDEEDIREIKNSGNSSPAAVQQIAQAASNGEVPEHIKKEFKVVNLIEAYRTRGHLFTKTNPVRERRHHTPTLDIENFGLEKSDLNTNFNCAVETGMKGPASLQEIITHLENIYCDSIGVEYMHINNVKEKDFIKQWIQVNENHPVLNANEKTEILLKLNQAVAFENYLHTKFVGQKRFSLEGGETLIPALDQLISRSSQLGVDEVVLGMAHRGRLNVLTNIFGKSYKQIFSEFEGKEFEEDVFSGDVKYHLGSSKKIKTASGEEVSINLTPNPSHLETVAALVEGICRAKVDDKYKEYSKVLPIIIHGDGALAGQGIAYEVAQMMTLEGYKTGGTVHIVVNNQVSFTTNYMDARSSTYCTDIAKVTESPVMHVNADDAEAVVHAIHFAADFRAKFGKDVYIDLLGYRKYGHNEGDEPRFTQPNLYKKISKHPNPREIYKDLLLKENVVSNDLIAKMEADFKELLDKDFDASKEIEKNVMDIFMADDWTNFPIGKRGAVQEAVDTKYDLEKLKELAIKMSTLPADKKFLNKITRLFDNRIKAIEGNNLDWALGEWLAYATLLVEGHNIRISGEDVERGTFSHRHAVVKTEDTEEEYVPLKEVSDSRFDVFNSHLSEYGVLGFDYGYAMASPNTLTIWEAQFGDFVNGAQIIVDQYLAAAEEKWKIQDGLVMLLPHGSEGQGAEHSSARLERFLTLCANENMVVANITSPANYFHLLRRQLKWSFRKPLIVMSPKSLLRHPKVVSPLEDFSNKGFQPILDDPTADPAKVEKLVLCSGKLYFELLAKKEELNCENVALVRFEQLYPLQNDAIEAVFAKYSNRTSLVWAQEEPENMGAWSYILRNFRDTGIQVVSPVQSGAPAPGSHKMFEKNQNAVINRVFDRDDAPAKRPVTA; from the coding sequence ATGGACAGATTTTCATTCCTAAACGCAGCTCATTCTCAGTTAATTGAGGATTTATACCAACAATACCTGAAATTTCCGGACTCTTTAGAACCATCATGGAAAGCCTTTTTTCAAGGCTTTGATTTTGCGTTAGAGAACTATTCTGATGAAGAAGACATCCGTGAGATAAAAAATTCAGGGAATTCTTCTCCTGCGGCAGTTCAGCAGATTGCACAGGCAGCTTCAAACGGTGAAGTTCCGGAGCACATCAAGAAGGAGTTTAAGGTTGTAAATCTTATTGAGGCGTACAGAACGAGAGGTCACCTTTTCACAAAAACAAATCCTGTACGTGAAAGAAGACATCACACTCCAACTTTGGACATCGAAAATTTCGGTCTTGAAAAGTCAGATTTAAACACAAATTTCAACTGTGCCGTTGAAACAGGGATGAAAGGTCCTGCTTCATTACAGGAAATCATTACACATCTTGAAAACATCTACTGCGATTCTATCGGGGTAGAATATATGCACATCAATAATGTAAAAGAGAAAGATTTTATCAAGCAGTGGATTCAGGTGAACGAAAATCATCCGGTTCTTAATGCTAATGAAAAAACTGAGATTTTACTTAAATTAAATCAGGCTGTTGCATTTGAAAACTATCTTCATACAAAATTCGTAGGTCAGAAAAGATTCTCACTGGAAGGTGGCGAAACTTTAATTCCGGCTTTGGATCAGTTGATCTCAAGATCTTCTCAGCTTGGTGTTGATGAGGTTGTTTTGGGGATGGCTCACAGAGGAAGACTGAATGTGTTGACCAATATTTTTGGCAAATCTTACAAACAGATTTTCTCGGAATTTGAAGGAAAAGAATTTGAAGAGGATGTATTCTCAGGTGACGTGAAATATCACTTGGGTTCATCTAAAAAAATAAAAACGGCTTCGGGTGAAGAAGTTTCTATCAATTTAACTCCAAACCCGTCTCACTTAGAAACGGTTGCCGCTTTGGTGGAAGGTATCTGCCGTGCAAAAGTGGATGATAAATACAAAGAATATTCTAAAGTTTTACCAATCATCATTCACGGTGACGGTGCATTGGCTGGTCAGGGTATCGCTTACGAGGTTGCCCAGATGATGACTTTGGAAGGTTACAAGACCGGTGGAACGGTTCATATTGTTGTGAATAATCAGGTTTCGTTTACCACCAATTATATGGATGCGAGATCTTCTACTTACTGTACAGATATTGCAAAAGTTACAGAATCTCCGGTGATGCACGTCAACGCAGATGATGCAGAAGCTGTTGTTCACGCAATTCATTTTGCCGCTGATTTCAGGGCTAAGTTTGGTAAAGATGTTTACATCGATCTGTTGGGATACAGAAAATATGGTCATAACGAAGGGGATGAACCGAGATTTACCCAACCTAATTTATACAAGAAAATCTCCAAGCACCCAAATCCAAGAGAAATATACAAAGATCTTTTGTTGAAAGAAAATGTAGTTTCCAATGATCTGATTGCTAAAATGGAAGCGGATTTCAAAGAACTTTTAGATAAGGATTTTGATGCTTCTAAAGAAATCGAGAAAAACGTAATGGATATTTTCATGGCGGATGACTGGACCAATTTCCCAATCGGAAAAAGAGGTGCAGTACAGGAAGCTGTTGATACAAAATATGACTTGGAAAAACTGAAAGAATTGGCAATCAAAATGTCAACTCTTCCGGCTGATAAAAAGTTCTTGAACAAAATTACGAGACTTTTTGATAACAGAATTAAAGCTATCGAAGGGAACAATTTAGATTGGGCTCTTGGAGAATGGCTGGCTTATGCTACACTTTTGGTAGAAGGTCACAACATCAGAATTTCCGGTGAAGATGTGGAAAGAGGAACATTCTCTCACAGACACGCTGTTGTAAAAACTGAAGATACTGAAGAAGAATATGTTCCTTTAAAAGAAGTTTCAGACAGCAGATTTGACGTTTTCAATTCTCACCTTTCCGAGTACGGAGTTTTAGGATTTGATTATGGTTATGCGATGGCTTCGCCAAATACTCTGACAATTTGGGAAGCTCAGTTCGGAGACTTCGTAAATGGAGCTCAGATTATTGTTGACCAGTATCTGGCTGCAGCAGAAGAAAAATGGAAGATTCAGGATGGTTTGGTAATGTTGTTGCCTCACGGTTCAGAAGGTCAGGGGGCAGAGCACTCTTCAGCAAGACTGGAAAGATTCCTTACACTTTGTGCTAACGAAAACATGGTTGTGGCGAATATCACTTCACCAGCCAACTATTTCCATTTATTAAGAAGACAGTTGAAATGGTCATTCAGAAAGCCATTGATTGTAATGAGTCCGAAATCACTGTTAAGACATCCAAAAGTGGTTTCTCCATTAGAAGATTTCTCAAACAAAGGATTCCAACCTATCTTAGATGATCCTACAGCTGATCCTGCAAAAGTTGAAAAATTAGTATTGTGTTCAGGTAAATTGTACTTTGAATTATTGGCTAAAAAAGAAGAACTAAATTGCGAAAATGTTGCCTTGGTAAGATTCGAACAGTTATATCCACTTCAAAATGATGCTATCGAAGCTGTATTTGCTAAATATTCAAACAGAACTTCATTGGTTTGGGCTCAGGAAGAACCTGAAAATATGGGTGCGTGGTCTTATATCCTGAGAAATTTCAGAGATACCGGAATTCAGGTAGTTTCTCCGGTACAAAGTGGTGCACCGGCTCCAGGAAGTCATAAAATGTTTGAGAAAAACCAAAATGCTGTAATCAACAGAGTTTTCGACAGAGACGATGCTCCTGCAAAAAGACCTGTAACAGCTTAA
- a CDS encoding SRPBCC family protein, protein MRLLKFLAVIILLLLGAYTASMYFFVDENKDFTIERQVDYPLEKVYSQFDNLQNFTRWNNYFSSSKTIKIDYYSPYEGEGSAISYTDPAKESDGEMFIRFASKDKGLRYQLFEDNNENPTVIEVKFKKVSENQTHIKWMVHTPKLPVWTRVQNFWTEDRFTENINKSMVSLKNVLGNKVEKDNQLAAIKYDSIMVEKDESQMLLGINVSASNKKDALYRNLLMNFNKVYNFVTIDLGKKDDEFGFPVMIADPDNFKDKEISYYLGIPLSKKEGVTDNNFSFRTVNGAEKYIIYYRGSFESSVKAVQQLVQKAKKDEFRYGDVSFTFIEPPVENQNVNLKISLSVFK, encoded by the coding sequence ATGCGTTTACTGAAATTTTTAGCGGTTATAATTTTGCTTTTGCTCGGAGCTTACACTGCTTCCATGTATTTTTTCGTGGATGAAAACAAAGATTTTACCATCGAAAGACAGGTAGATTATCCTTTGGAGAAAGTATATTCTCAGTTTGATAATCTGCAGAATTTTACCAGATGGAATAATTATTTTTCAAGTTCAAAAACCATTAAGATTGACTATTATTCGCCTTATGAAGGTGAGGGAAGTGCCATCAGTTACACCGATCCGGCTAAAGAAAGTGATGGTGAAATGTTTATCCGTTTCGCAAGTAAAGACAAAGGGTTGCGGTATCAGCTTTTTGAGGATAATAATGAAAATCCGACTGTAATTGAGGTTAAGTTCAAAAAAGTTTCAGAAAATCAAACGCATATCAAGTGGATGGTACACACCCCGAAACTTCCGGTTTGGACGAGGGTACAGAACTTCTGGACTGAAGACCGTTTTACCGAAAATATCAATAAAAGCATGGTCAGTCTGAAAAATGTGCTCGGAAATAAAGTGGAGAAAGACAATCAGCTTGCCGCTATCAAATATGACAGCATCATGGTTGAAAAAGACGAAAGCCAGATGCTTTTGGGAATTAATGTGAGTGCATCCAACAAAAAAGATGCGCTGTACAGAAACCTTCTGATGAACTTCAATAAAGTCTACAATTTTGTGACCATTGATTTAGGTAAAAAAGACGACGAATTTGGATTTCCAGTGATGATTGCCGATCCGGATAATTTTAAAGACAAAGAAATTTCCTACTATCTCGGAATACCGTTGAGCAAAAAAGAAGGCGTTACAGACAATAACTTCAGTTTCAGAACTGTGAATGGTGCAGAAAAGTACATCATCTATTATCGGGGAAGTTTTGAAAGTTCTGTGAAAGCTGTTCAGCAACTGGTGCAGAAAGCAAAAAAAGATGAATTCAGATATGGCGATGTGTCTTTTACATTCATTGAGCCGCCCGTTGAGAATCAGAATGTCAATTTGAAGATTTCTTTGTCAGTTTTTAAATAA
- a CDS encoding glucose-1-phosphate adenylyltransferase: MNQNVISIVLGGGRGTRLFPLTYSRSKPAVPIAGKYRLVDIPISNCLNSGMNKILVLTQFNSASLNSHIKNSFHFDIFSKGFVDILAAEQNVENENWYQGTADAVRQSMKHLDKYDYEYILILSGDQLYQMDFKEMLDFHIEKGGDVTIATIPVNAKDATGFGILSSDDDGNITSFVEKPGYDMLNGLQSEVSEENKSKGKEYLASMGIYIFTKSMLKKMFEDGAGDDFGKDIIPNAIGKYTTLSYQYEGYWTDIGTIESFYEANLDLCQDFPQFNLFSSSPIFTRARMLPPSKINGSYVSKAVFGDGCIIMADKIENSLIGNRTRIDKGSTIVNSYVMGSDFYQNTAEIVENDKNGYPNMGIGKYCYIEKTIIDKNCYIGDNVRIIGGRHIPDGDYGTHSVQDGIVVVKKGAVLHSGTHIG, encoded by the coding sequence ATGAATCAAAATGTAATATCGATTGTTTTAGGAGGTGGCAGAGGTACAAGATTGTTTCCGCTTACTTATTCAAGATCAAAGCCGGCTGTTCCTATTGCAGGGAAATACAGATTGGTAGATATTCCGATTTCAAACTGTCTGAATTCGGGGATGAACAAGATTCTTGTCTTAACCCAGTTTAATTCAGCATCGCTCAACTCACACATCAAAAATTCTTTCCATTTCGACATCTTCAGCAAAGGTTTTGTAGATATTCTTGCTGCTGAACAAAATGTGGAAAACGAAAACTGGTATCAGGGAACTGCAGATGCCGTGAGACAGTCTATGAAGCATTTAGACAAATATGACTACGAATATATTCTTATTTTATCGGGAGACCAGCTTTACCAAATGGATTTTAAGGAAATGCTTGACTTCCATATTGAGAAAGGCGGTGATGTAACTATTGCAACTATTCCGGTTAATGCAAAAGACGCAACTGGTTTCGGGATTTTAAGTTCAGATGATGACGGAAACATCACTTCATTCGTTGAAAAACCAGGTTACGACATGCTAAACGGTCTGCAGTCTGAAGTTTCAGAAGAAAATAAAAGTAAAGGAAAAGAATATCTCGCATCAATGGGAATTTATATCTTCACCAAATCGATGCTGAAAAAAATGTTTGAAGATGGTGCAGGAGATGATTTCGGAAAAGATATTATTCCGAACGCTATCGGAAAATATACGACTTTAAGTTATCAGTATGAAGGGTACTGGACGGATATCGGAACCATCGAATCTTTCTACGAGGCCAATTTAGATCTATGTCAGGATTTCCCTCAGTTTAATTTATTTTCAAGTTCTCCAATCTTTACAAGAGCAAGAATGCTTCCACCATCAAAGATTAACGGATCTTACGTAAGCAAGGCTGTTTTTGGTGACGGATGCATCATCATGGCAGATAAAATCGAAAATTCTTTGATTGGGAACCGTACCAGAATTGATAAGGGAAGCACGATTGTAAATTCCTACGTAATGGGGTCAGATTTCTATCAGAATACTGCAGAAATTGTAGAAAATGATAAAAACGGCTATCCAAATATGGGTATCGGAAAATATTGCTACATCGAAAAAACAATCATCGATAAAAACTGCTACATCGGAGACAATGTAAGAATCATTGGAGGCAGACACATTCCTGATGGCGACTATGGCACGCACTCCGTTCAGGATGGAATTGTCGTTGTGAAAAAAGGAGCTGTTCTGCATTCGGGAACGCACATCGGTTAA
- a CDS encoding glycogen synthase has product MNIYHLSTECYPVAKVGGLADVVGALPKYQNKIKGINAKVVMPFYNKPFVFDHDFEIVFDGWIHQGGNMLQVQVLKEKTDVLGFELFMVRIPGLLDRDNPYGYQDESFQFLAFQHGLLHWLTAMQIRPNVLHCHDYHTGLVPFMIENCPEFGFLKGVKTVATIHNGEYQGWMSWGMANYFPSFDQYKWGLLDWDGMINPLASMIKCAHAFTTVSEGYLQELFESFKGLENLVRDEHYKAHGIINGIDTEVWNPATDTMLDYNFTKRDVFKKKKLSKEKLCKEYGLNPDLPLFGFIGRFATEKGADLLPDVVWRSIQQNYGGLNIIILGSGNKYLEERLSELSYSFSNFALDLGYKEYLSHKIYASADFLLMPSRVEPCGLNQMYAMRYGTIPVVSYTGGLRDTVKDISTGGAGINFTHPGVDDILHAINRAVGMYYKKDVMQSLIKANMSFDFAWEKSAEKYISLYKN; this is encoded by the coding sequence ATGAATATATATCACCTCAGTACAGAATGTTATCCTGTCGCCAAAGTGGGCGGACTTGCCGATGTCGTCGGTGCTTTACCGAAATATCAGAATAAGATAAAAGGTATCAACGCTAAAGTCGTAATGCCATTTTACAACAAGCCTTTCGTGTTCGATCACGATTTTGAAATTGTTTTTGACGGGTGGATTCATCAGGGCGGAAACATGCTTCAGGTACAGGTTTTAAAGGAAAAAACTGATGTGCTGGGTTTTGAACTTTTCATGGTCAGAATTCCCGGACTATTGGATCGGGATAATCCTTATGGTTATCAGGATGAAAGCTTTCAGTTTCTGGCTTTTCAGCATGGTTTGCTGCATTGGCTGACTGCGATGCAGATTCGTCCGAATGTGCTTCACTGTCATGATTATCACACCGGACTGGTTCCTTTTATGATAGAAAACTGTCCGGAATTTGGATTTTTAAAAGGAGTGAAAACAGTTGCCACAATTCATAACGGAGAATATCAAGGCTGGATGAGCTGGGGAATGGCGAATTATTTCCCTTCTTTCGACCAGTATAAATGGGGACTTCTGGATTGGGACGGAATGATTAATCCTTTGGCATCGATGATCAAATGTGCCCATGCATTCACAACTGTTTCGGAAGGTTATCTTCAGGAATTGTTTGAAAGCTTTAAAGGTCTTGAAAATCTGGTAAGAGATGAACATTACAAAGCCCACGGCATTATCAACGGAATTGATACCGAAGTCTGGAATCCTGCAACAGACACAATGCTGGATTACAATTTTACCAAAAGAGATGTTTTCAAAAAGAAAAAATTAAGCAAAGAAAAACTTTGTAAAGAGTACGGGTTAAATCCTGATTTACCTCTGTTCGGGTTTATAGGAAGATTTGCGACGGAAAAAGGAGCTGATCTTTTGCCTGATGTGGTTTGGCGAAGCATTCAGCAAAATTATGGTGGTCTGAACATCATTATTTTGGGTTCAGGAAACAAATATCTTGAAGAAAGACTTTCGGAACTGAGCTACTCTTTCAGCAATTTCGCACTGGATCTGGGTTATAAAGAATATCTTTCGCATAAAATTTATGCTTCGGCAGATTTTTTGTTGATGCCATCCAGAGTCGAGCCTTGCGGGCTTAATCAGATGTATGCGATGCGCTACGGAACCATTCCGGTTGTAAGTTACACGGGTGGATTAAGAGATACGGTTAAAGATATTTCAACAGGAGGTGCGGGAATTAATTTCACACATCCGGGAGTGGATGACATTCTTCATGCAATCAACAGGGCAGTGGGAATGTATTACAAGAAAGACGTGATGCAGAGCCTTATCAAAGCGAATATGAGTTTTGATTTTGCATGGGAAAAATCTGCGGAAAAATACATCAGTCTTTATAAAAATTAG